One stretch of Campylobacter sp. CCS1377 DNA includes these proteins:
- a CDS encoding HobA family DNA replication regulator gives MTDFLKFTLECIRDGGASMAWMEERRLELAPLLAARLRLLLEGKSFIFMCDEQRSWYEEYFLKNINIRSSRPMLPFFSLNNFCKKKLESQEDIELLNDLLEFTFPNGYVYFYIGSNLDKKCQIAKSKNDSLLWLFDEQLQNSFYLNSNDSDLDVKLITLFKLMDKSLDAILFSKVSI, from the coding sequence ATGACAGATTTTTTAAAATTTACCCTTGAGTGTATACGCGATGGTGGTGCTTCTATGGCTTGGATGGAAGAAAGAAGGCTTGAGTTGGCCCCTTTACTTGCAGCAAGACTTAGATTGTTACTTGAGGGCAAAAGTTTTATTTTTATGTGTGATGAGCAAAGATCTTGGTATGAGGAATATTTTTTAAAAAATATCAATATCCGCTCTTCGCGTCCTATGCTTCCTTTTTTTTCTTTGAATAATTTTTGCAAAAAAAAATTAGAAAGCCAAGAAGATATAGAATTGCTCAATGATCTGTTAGAATTTACCTTTCCTAATGGCTATGTGTATTTTTATATAGGATCTAATTTAGATAAAAAATGTCAAATTGCGAAGTCAAAAAATGATAGCTTACTTTGGCTTTTTGACGAACAATTGCAAAATAGTTTTTATCTTAATTCTAACGATAGCGATCTTGATGTTAAACTCATTACGCTTTTTAAACTTATGGATAAAAGTTTAGATGCGATTTTATTTTCTAAAGTTAGTATTTAA
- a CDS encoding DNA polymerase III subunit delta' yields the protein MLENFNLNDLRFIPKTPVNEFLIEDAKAVEKESYIAERTQKIIIIMAHSFRNEAQNFLLKLFEEPPKNIKFLIVAPSKNLLLPTVRSRFICEKRNEKKQRQDINLNLKQLGLKEIFSFLQSHESLDKVELMELIANLSLHCVKEFNLSEKELELFYKAYELAKLNSKANILLSSLLLNLYEVKK from the coding sequence ATGCTAGAAAATTTTAATCTTAACGATTTAAGATTTATCCCAAAAACTCCAGTAAATGAGTTTTTAATTGAAGATGCAAAAGCCGTTGAAAAAGAAAGCTATATAGCCGAAAGAACGCAAAAAATTATCATCATCATGGCACATTCTTTCAGAAATGAGGCGCAAAATTTTTTATTAAAACTTTTTGAAGAACCACCAAAAAATATCAAATTTCTTATCGTAGCACCTTCTAAAAATTTGCTTTTACCTACAGTGAGGTCGCGATTTATTTGTGAAAAACGCAATGAAAAAAAACAAAGACAAGATATAAATTTAAATCTTAAGCAACTTGGCTTAAAAGAGATTTTTAGTTTTTTACAAAGCCATGAAAGCTTAGATAAGGTAGAATTAATGGAACTCATTGCAAATTTAAGTTTGCATTGTGTAAAAGAATTTAATTTAAGTGAAAAAGAATTAGAACTTTTTTATAAAGCCTATGAGTTAGCTAAGTTAAATTCGAAAGCAAATATTTTACTAAGCTCACTCTTACTTAATTTATATGAAGTAAAAAAATGA
- the folP gene encoding dihydropteroate synthase — protein sequence MKFFKINPNTNFNLLCSFINPHKFGQKIMSEKTQIHFILIKDLSVSAANILKQDALRVGAELVTHKEVITAKITHSNALLMATKEQIQKLIAKEKLQDFGLKNLANFLENDFTKPKNAELMAVINVNEDSFNEQSRVNEKNFEKKLIEFLELEPEYIDIGAVSSRPKSVYCGKEEEFRRLKGVLDLIYSQNYYEKAIFSLDSFDEYCLEYALNKGFKFINDISSLRNVNLAKLASKYNAKYCLMHMQNDPLTMQDDPKYDDLLDEMSSFFKEKLEILDTLGVKESILDVGIGFGKSAEHNMILIKHLEHFLKFKKPLLVGASRKSVINAYHKSEVKDRLAGTLYLHLKAFENGASIIRVHDLYEHKQLFALEKAMQGIGV from the coding sequence ATGAAATTTTTTAAAATTAACCCAAATACCAATTTTAATTTGCTTTGTTCTTTTATAAATCCGCATAAATTCGGACAAAAGATTATGAGTGAAAAAACACAAATTCACTTCATACTTATTAAAGATCTAAGCGTAAGCGCGGCAAATATTTTAAAGCAAGATGCCTTAAGAGTAGGGGCGGAACTTGTCACACATAAAGAAGTCATCACAGCTAAAATCACGCACTCAAATGCGCTTTTAATGGCGACAAAAGAGCAAATTCAAAAGCTTATAGCTAAAGAAAAACTTCAAGATTTTGGCCTTAAAAATTTAGCTAATTTTTTAGAAAATGATTTTACTAAGCCAAAAAACGCAGAGCTTATGGCAGTCATTAATGTAAATGAAGATAGTTTTAATGAACAAAGCAGAGTAAATGAGAAAAATTTTGAAAAAAAACTTATTGAGTTTTTAGAGCTAGAGCCTGAATACATCGACATAGGAGCGGTGAGTTCTAGGCCAAAAAGCGTGTATTGTGGCAAAGAAGAAGAATTTAGAAGACTTAAAGGTGTGCTTGATTTAATTTATAGTCAAAATTATTATGAAAAAGCCATTTTTAGCCTTGATAGTTTTGATGAGTATTGTTTGGAATACGCTTTAAATAAAGGCTTTAAATTTATTAATGATATCAGTAGTTTAAGAAATGTAAATTTAGCTAAACTTGCAAGTAAATACAATGCAAAATACTGCCTTATGCATATGCAAAATGATCCTTTAACCATGCAAGATGATCCAAAATACGATGATTTACTTGATGAAATGAGTAGTTTTTTTAAAGAAAAACTTGAAATTTTAGATACTTTAGGAGTGAAAGAAAGCATTTTAGATGTGGGAATTGGTTTTGGCAAGAGTGCAGAACATAATATGATTTTAATCAAACATTTAGAACATTTTTTAAAATTTAAAAAGCCTTTGCTTGTGGGCGCAAGCAGAAAAAGCGTCATCAATGCCTATCATAAAAGCGAAGTAAAAGATCGCTTAGCAGGGACTTTGTATCTACATTTAAAAGCTTTTGAAAATGGAGCAAGCATCATAAGGGTGCATGATTTATACGAGCATAAACAGCTTTTTGCGTTAGAAAAAGCAATGCAAGGCATAGGAGTTTAA
- a CDS encoding AAA family ATPase, with the protein MNKKLYLENIGIIKEANINLEGLGVIAGENDTGKSTVGKILMALIKTHNMSEWKTKKSNKIWVKEKAFDKLINLIFNGELKNNGGIILSKDQNIIYEACIERNRCTSFKSEGQEYADCTFIQSPLVWDLFDFFTKVRLANDNARIYGGGYELSYPYLLWDLYQKIGLQRPLKKSLDFKDLKEEIVDIINGHFLQNNKEAYKFYRNNKEISVENVATGIKQFGILQTLINNNRITPQGFLIFDEPENHLHPTWQILFAKILVELSTKHIPILINTHSPYVVEAIYKYGMHYKARVNFHVSLDFKIEQVRNNEKTMELIFEKLNKPFQTFDELDIKNGRF; encoded by the coding sequence ATGAATAAAAAATTATATTTAGAAAATATTGGAATTATAAAAGAGGCAAATATTAATTTAGAAGGTTTAGGTGTTATAGCAGGTGAAAATGATACAGGTAAAAGTACAGTGGGTAAAATTTTAATGGCCTTAATTAAAACACACAATATGAGTGAGTGGAAAACAAAAAAATCTAATAAAATTTGGGTAAAAGAAAAAGCTTTTGATAAACTTATAAATTTAATATTTAATGGCGAGTTAAAAAATAATGGGGGGATAATATTAAGCAAAGATCAAAATATTATTTATGAGGCTTGCATTGAAAGAAATAGATGCACTAGTTTTAAAAGCGAGGGTCAAGAGTATGCCGATTGTACTTTTATACAAAGCCCTTTGGTTTGGGATTTATTTGATTTTTTTACAAAAGTGCGTCTTGCGAACGATAATGCTAGAATTTATGGTGGAGGATATGAGCTTTCTTATCCATATTTGCTTTGGGATTTATATCAAAAAATAGGGTTACAAAGACCATTAAAAAAGTCTTTGGATTTTAAAGATCTTAAGGAAGAAATAGTAGACATTATCAACGGCCATTTTTTACAAAACAATAAAGAAGCTTATAAATTTTATAGAAATAATAAGGAAATTTCTGTAGAGAATGTTGCGACAGGTATTAAACAATTTGGTATTTTGCAGACTTTGATCAATAATAATCGTATTACTCCTCAAGGTTTTTTAATTTTTGATGAGCCAGAAAATCACTTACATCCAACTTGGCAAATTTTGTTTGCTAAAATACTTGTTGAATTATCAACTAAACATATTCCTATACTTATAAATACCCATAGTCCGTATGTTGTGGAAGCTATTTATAAATATGGTATGCATTATAAGGCAAGAGTAAATTTTCATGTAAGTTTAGATTTTAAAATAGAGCAGGTTAGAAATAATGAAAAAACTATGGAATTAATTTTTGAAAAACTTAACAAGCCTTTTCAAACTTTTGATGAATTGGATATTAAAAATGGCCGATTTTAG
- the ligA gene encoding NAD-dependent DNA ligase LigA codes for MTKKEYLEKVALAASWMRAYYEKDEPLASDAEYDALIRELREYEEQNENEISPNSPTQKIAPTIQSEFKKLSHLSRMWSMEDVFDESELRAWAKRTRCEENFFIEPKFDGASLNLLYENGKLISGATRGDGEIGEDITLNVQEIDNIPKNIAYKEKIEIRGEVVILKDDFEKINEKRASLNQSLFANPRNAASGSLRQLDTSITRERNLKFYPWGVGQNSLNFSKHSEIMSFIRELGFLKDDFVKVCANLEEVLKAYDELLSLRDEKPMMMDGMVVRVDDLSLCKELGYTVKFPKFMAAFKFPALEKTTRLIGVNLQVGRSGVITPVAVLEPVNLDGVVVKSATLHNFDEIARLDARINDFVSVIRSGDVIPKITKVFKDRRDGLELNITRPKFCPTCKSELLDEGTLIKCQNIDCKDRLVNSIIHFVSKKCLNIDGLGESIVELLFKEKKITTLESIFHLKFSDFEGLEGFKEKKINNILNAIKEARNCELFRFITALGIEHIGEVAAKKLALSFGKEWHKQSLDAYANLEGFGEQMALSLCEFSRVNSTRIDEFYKLLNLKEPQIQIKENSAILGKTFVITGTLSRPRDEFKTMIEEHGARVNSSVSKKTDFVLFGEETGSKLEKAKELGVKCIDENEFYELLR; via the coding sequence ATGACAAAAAAAGAATATTTAGAAAAAGTTGCTTTGGCTGCTTCTTGGATGAGGGCGTATTATGAAAAAGATGAGCCATTAGCAAGTGATGCAGAATATGATGCTTTAATTAGGGAGCTAAGAGAGTATGAAGAGCAAAATGAAAATGAAATTTCGCCTAACTCTCCTACGCAAAAGATAGCACCTACCATACAAAGCGAGTTTAAAAAACTTTCTCATTTAAGTCGTATGTGGTCAATGGAAGATGTTTTTGATGAAAGTGAGCTAAGAGCTTGGGCAAAACGCACAAGATGTGAAGAGAATTTTTTCATCGAGCCAAAATTTGATGGCGCGAGTTTAAATTTGCTTTATGAAAATGGTAAATTAATAAGCGGTGCGACAAGAGGAGACGGCGAAATAGGCGAAGATATCACGCTAAATGTGCAAGAAATTGACAATATCCCTAAAAATATCGCTTATAAAGAAAAGATAGAAATTCGTGGCGAAGTAGTGATTTTAAAAGATGATTTTGAAAAAATTAATGAAAAAAGAGCCAGTTTAAATCAAAGCTTATTTGCAAACCCACGCAACGCAGCAAGCGGGAGTTTAAGACAGCTTGATACGAGTATCACAAGAGAAAGGAATTTGAAATTTTATCCTTGGGGAGTAGGGCAAAACTCACTTAATTTTAGTAAACATAGTGAAATTATGAGCTTTATAAGAGAGCTTGGCTTTTTAAAAGATGATTTTGTAAAAGTTTGTGCGAATTTAGAAGAGGTTTTAAAAGCTTATGATGAGCTTTTATCTTTAAGAGATGAAAAGCCTATGATGATGGATGGAATGGTTGTAAGGGTTGATGATTTATCGCTTTGTAAAGAGCTTGGTTATACTGTGAAATTTCCAAAATTTATGGCGGCTTTTAAATTTCCAGCCTTGGAAAAAACCACGCGTTTAATAGGGGTAAATTTACAAGTAGGGAGAAGTGGAGTTATCACTCCTGTGGCGGTTTTAGAGCCTGTAAATTTAGATGGGGTTGTTGTAAAATCTGCAACACTTCATAATTTTGATGAAATCGCAAGACTTGATGCAAGAATTAATGATTTTGTAAGTGTGATAAGAAGTGGCGATGTGATACCAAAAATCACTAAAGTTTTTAAAGATCGCAGAGATGGTTTAGAACTTAACATTACTAGACCTAAATTTTGTCCCACTTGCAAAAGCGAACTTTTAGATGAAGGTACTTTGATAAAATGCCAAAATATCGATTGTAAAGATCGCCTTGTAAATTCCATCATCCATTTTGTTTCCAAAAAATGCTTAAATATCGACGGACTTGGTGAAAGTATAGTTGAGCTTTTATTTAAAGAGAAAAAAATCACCACACTTGAAAGTATTTTTCATCTTAAATTTAGTGATTTTGAAGGTCTTGAGGGCTTTAAAGAAAAAAAGATTAACAATATTTTAAATGCCATTAAAGAAGCAAGAAATTGCGAACTTTTCCGTTTTATCACAGCTTTAGGTATTGAGCATATTGGAGAAGTGGCAGCTAAAAAACTCGCTTTAAGTTTTGGTAAAGAGTGGCACAAACAAAGCTTGGATGCTTATGCAAATTTAGAAGGTTTTGGCGAGCAAATGGCACTTTCTTTGTGTGAGTTTTCGCGTGTAAATAGCACAAGAATTGATGAGTTTTACAAGCTTTTAAATTTAAAAGAGCCACAAATTCAAATTAAAGAAAATAGCGCGATTTTAGGCAAAACCTTTGTCATCACAGGCACACTTTCACGCCCTAGAGATGAATTTAAGACAATGATAGAAGAGCATGGAGCAAGGGTAAATTCTTCGGTTTCTAAAAAAACAGATTTTGTGCTTTTTGGCGAGGAAACGGGATCAAAACTTGAGAAGGCTAAGGAACTTGGTGTAAAATGTATAGATGAAAACGAATTTTACGAGCTTTTGCGATGA
- a CDS encoding TlyA family RNA methyltransferase: MRYDLFIAKKLNISRNKALELIENEEIVLNSRLFKASFDVKNLLKNDLNDDEILYCEELNLKLLNEIYVSRAAFKLKNFLKDKNITIQNKNCLDIGSSTGGFVQILLENKALKITALDVGNNQLHQSLRNNEKIKVLENTDLREFKSDEKFDIITCDVSFISLHLLLFYINNLALKDIILLFKPQFEVGLRAKRDKKGVLKDEKAVQGARKEFEKACMKLGWILVSSEESKIKGKEGNVEYFYHYTKG; this comes from the coding sequence ATGAGATATGATTTATTTATCGCTAAAAAATTAAATATCAGTAGAAACAAAGCCTTAGAGCTTATAGAAAATGAAGAAATAGTGTTAAATTCTAGGCTTTTTAAGGCTTCTTTTGATGTGAAAAATTTGCTTAAAAATGATTTAAATGATGATGAAATTTTGTATTGTGAAGAGTTGAATTTAAAGCTTTTGAATGAAATTTATGTTTCTCGTGCCGCTTTTAAACTCAAAAATTTTCTAAAGGATAAAAATATTACAATCCAAAATAAAAACTGCCTTGATATCGGTTCTAGCACGGGTGGTTTTGTGCAAATTTTACTCGAAAATAAGGCCCTAAAAATCACAGCCCTAGATGTGGGAAATAATCAACTTCATCAAAGTTTAAGAAATAATGAAAAAATAAAAGTGCTTGAAAACACGGATTTAAGAGAATTTAAAAGCGATGAGAAATTTGATATTATCACTTGTGATGTGAGTTTTATTTCTTTACATCTTTTGCTTTTTTATATTAATAACCTAGCATTAAAAGATATTATTTTACTTTTTAAACCTCAATTTGAAGTAGGGCTTAGAGCAAAAAGGGACAAAAAAGGCGTTTTAAAAGATGAAAAGGCCGTGCAAGGAGCAAGAAAAGAATTTGAAAAAGCCTGCATGAAATTAGGCTGGATTTTAGTCTCAAGTGAAGAATCAAAAATTAAAGGAAAAGAAGGCAATGTGGAATACTTCTACCACTACACAAAAGGATAA
- a CDS encoding bifunctional riboflavin kinase/FAD synthetase, with the protein MWNTSTTTQKDKITSIAIGCFDGVHLGHKKLISHLDDFGVLLIIDKFKGKKLCDNEQKVFLANKNLIELDFESIKNLDGREFLQILKKEFINLEKIVVGYDFSFGKNRAFKAVDIEKLSGIKTIIVDEFSIDKIGVHSSKIKEFLEQGDIKNANLFLGRTYSIKGKVIKGQGLGKKELFATLNLKCDEYFLPKNGVYATFAKYKNKSYKSVSFIGIRSTDESFAIESHIIENFDEKVKTDDAIELFFVDFLRQNQRFDDLKLLKEQIAKDIEKAKKLLG; encoded by the coding sequence ATGTGGAATACTTCTACCACTACACAAAAGGATAAAATCACTTCTATTGCGATAGGTTGTTTTGATGGAGTGCATTTGGGGCACAAAAAACTGATTTCGCATTTAGATGATTTTGGAGTTCTTTTAATCATCGATAAATTTAAGGGTAAAAAGCTTTGCGATAATGAGCAAAAAGTATTTTTGGCAAATAAAAATCTTATAGAGCTTGACTTTGAGAGTATTAAAAATTTAGATGGTAGAGAATTTTTGCAAATTTTAAAAAAAGAATTTATAAATTTAGAAAAAATTGTCGTGGGCTATGATTTTTCTTTTGGAAAAAATAGGGCTTTTAAGGCGGTTGATATTGAGAAATTAAGTGGGATAAAAACCATTATCGTAGATGAGTTTAGCATTGATAAAATCGGCGTTCATTCAAGTAAAATAAAAGAATTTTTAGAGCAAGGCGATATAAAAAATGCTAATCTTTTTTTAGGCAGAACTTATAGCATTAAAGGCAAAGTTATCAAAGGGCAGGGGCTTGGAAAAAAGGAACTTTTTGCGACTTTAAATTTAAAATGCGATGAGTATTTTTTGCCCAAAAATGGAGTTTATGCTACTTTTGCAAAATACAAAAATAAAAGCTATAAAAGCGTGAGTTTTATAGGCATTAGAAGCACCGATGAGAGCTTTGCCATAGAAAGTCATATCATAGAAAATTTTGATGAAAAAGTAAAAACAGATGATGCAATCGAGCTTTTTTTTGTGGATTTTTTAAGGCAAAATCAAAGATTTGACGACCTTAAACTTTTAAAAGAGCAAATCGCAAAAGACATAGAAAAAGCTAAAAAACTATTAGGATAA
- the cmoA gene encoding carboxy-S-adenosyl-L-methionine synthase CmoA — protein MKDDIFKKPLEKQFEFDKSVASVFDDMVLRSIPFYDKNLKLIVDFISLFAKQNAKICDLGCSTANLLLALGEKRKDFILSGVDNADAMLEIAKNKSNAFGIKLQFFNANLDEFEFFKNDIFIANYTLQFIRPPKRQELVNKIYEYLNENGIFIISEKILYEDAKISKKMIEIYENYKEEQGYSKIEISTKREALENVLIPYTESENITMLKNAGFKKVESIFKWVNFETFVAFK, from the coding sequence ATGAAAGATGATATTTTTAAAAAACCTTTGGAAAAGCAGTTTGAATTTGATAAAAGCGTGGCTAGTGTGTTTGATGATATGGTGCTAAGATCCATTCCCTTTTATGATAAAAATTTAAAACTCATTGTTGATTTCATCTCGCTTTTTGCTAAGCAAAATGCTAAAATTTGTGATCTTGGTTGTTCTACGGCGAATTTATTACTTGCTTTGGGTGAAAAAAGAAAGGATTTTATTTTAAGTGGTGTTGATAATGCAGACGCTATGCTTGAAATCGCTAAAAATAAAAGCAATGCTTTTGGTATAAAACTTCAATTTTTTAATGCAAATTTAGATGAATTTGAGTTTTTTAAAAATGATATTTTTATCGCAAATTATACTTTGCAATTTATCCGCCCACCAAAAAGACAAGAACTTGTAAATAAAATTTATGAGTATTTAAACGAAAATGGCATTTTTATCATCAGTGAAAAAATCCTATATGAAGATGCTAAAATTTCTAAAAAAATGATAGAAATTTACGAAAATTATAAAGAGGAGCAAGGTTATAGCAAAATAGAAATTTCAACCAAAAGAGAAGCACTAGAAAATGTGCTTATCCCTTATACAGAAAGTGAAAATATCACCATGCTTAAAAATGCAGGATTTAAAAAGGTTGAGAGTATTTTTAAATGGGTGAATTTTGAAACTTTTGTAGCTTTTAAATAA
- a CDS encoding tyrosine-type recombinase/integrase → MKYPLDCEENFEKSFLFWLAKYVKFKLSSLSNKELKNPAALAEVNYLLTKGVKNIEELDALAKKARNAGLGGVNTYFNPLKKLFEYLLFYKLYSLKQIDESLIIEILASITGSLSDASKKNYRIAVINFFDFLDKQNEEDKKAHLFEITLKNWAGIVGAKGVKLPEFMSEEELKKFLDAVENADFKSNTIRNKLIIKIIIFTGIRVSEAINIKLKDISEENDLYTIRIRAKGNKYRIVMIKKELIASLLKNVKINYLSKDALLFVNKKGMPLTQSYISRIVEQLLFKAGIRKQKNGAHMLRHTFATLLYKKQKDLVLVQEALGHASLNTSRIYTHFDNDKLKLAAQVAKELSEN, encoded by the coding sequence ATGAAATATCCCTTAGATTGCGAAGAAAATTTTGAAAAGTCTTTTTTATTTTGGCTTGCTAAATATGTAAAATTTAAACTCAGTTCGCTTTCAAACAAAGAACTAAAAAACCCCGCAGCCCTAGCTGAAGTAAATTATTTACTCACAAAGGGTGTTAAAAATATCGAAGAATTGGATGCTTTAGCTAAAAAAGCCCGTAATGCTGGACTTGGAGGCGTAAATACTTATTTTAATCCCCTAAAAAAGCTTTTTGAATATTTACTTTTTTATAAACTCTATTCTTTAAAGCAAATTGACGAATCTTTAATCATAGAAATTCTAGCAAGCATTACAGGATCGCTTTCTGATGCGAGTAAGAAAAATTACCGCATTGCTGTGATTAATTTCTTTGATTTTTTGGATAAACAAAATGAAGAAGATAAAAAAGCACATCTTTTTGAGATCACTTTAAAAAATTGGGCAGGCATTGTAGGGGCAAAAGGAGTGAAATTACCTGAATTTATGAGCGAAGAAGAGTTGAAAAAATTCCTTGATGCTGTGGAAAATGCAGACTTTAAAAGCAATACCATACGCAATAAACTTATCATTAAAATCATCATTTTTACAGGTATTCGCGTCAGTGAAGCCATTAACATCAAGCTAAAAGATATTAGCGAAGAAAACGATCTTTACACTATAAGAATTCGAGCCAAAGGTAATAAATACCGCATTGTGATGATTAAAAAAGAACTTATAGCCTCTTTATTAAAAAATGTCAAAATTAATTATTTAAGCAAAGATGCCCTACTTTTTGTCAATAAAAAAGGTATGCCACTTACCCAATCTTACATTTCGCGCATTGTAGAACAATTGCTTTTTAAAGCAGGAATTCGCAAACAAAAAAATGGCGCACATATGCTAAGGCATACTTTTGCCACCTTGCTTTACAAAAAACAAAAAGATTTGGTTTTGGTGCAAGAAGCTTTGGGACATGCAAGTTTAAATACTTCAAGAATTTATACTCATTTTGATAATGACAAATTGAAACTTGCCGCACAAGTTGCAAAAGAACTTAGTGAAAATTAA
- a CDS encoding pyridoxal phosphate-dependent aminotransferase: MLSKRSQVLEESITLAITALANELKVKGEDIISFSAGEPDFDTPKIVKDAAIKAIEKGCGKYTAVAGIKDTLKAIQTKLKKDNNLDYELSEIITNVGAKHSLFNCIECLVEAGDEVIIPSPYWVSYPEMVKFAEGKPIFIEGIEENGFKITAEQLKQAITPKTKVLILNSPSNPVGAMYTKEELTSIAKVLEGTNITVLSDEMYEKLCYDGVEFCAFAGVSEDALKRTVTINGLSKCSAMPGWRFGYMASKNKELVSAVKRLQGQSTSNICSITQYAAIPALNGEIDKDIENMRQAFEKRRNTALKMLNEIPNISVYKPQGAFYLFVNISKLEKDSMKFCKKLLEDQKVAVVPGIGFGMDGYFRLSYATSEENIIKGIERIAKFVKSYS; encoded by the coding sequence ATGTTAAGTAAAAGATCTCAAGTTTTAGAAGAGTCCATCACTTTAGCAATCACTGCTCTTGCAAATGAGCTTAAAGTAAAAGGTGAAGATATCATCAGTTTTTCAGCAGGAGAGCCTGATTTTGATACTCCAAAAATTGTCAAAGATGCTGCAATTAAAGCTATAGAGAAAGGCTGTGGAAAATATACAGCCGTTGCAGGTATCAAAGATACCTTAAAAGCTATCCAAACAAAACTCAAAAAAGATAATAATTTAGACTACGAGCTTAGCGAAATTATCACTAATGTTGGTGCAAAACACTCACTTTTTAACTGCATTGAGTGTCTTGTTGAGGCAGGCGATGAAGTGATTATCCCTAGTCCTTACTGGGTAAGTTACCCTGAAATGGTTAAATTTGCAGAAGGAAAGCCTATTTTTATAGAAGGTATAGAAGAAAATGGTTTTAAAATCACAGCTGAACAATTAAAACAAGCTATTACACCAAAAACAAAAGTATTAATCCTAAATTCTCCATCAAATCCCGTTGGTGCAATGTATACAAAAGAAGAACTTACCAGCATAGCCAAAGTTTTAGAAGGCACAAATATCACTGTTTTAAGCGATGAAATGTATGAAAAACTTTGTTATGATGGGGTTGAATTTTGTGCTTTTGCAGGAGTTAGTGAAGATGCGTTAAAAAGAACAGTTACTATCAATGGCTTAAGCAAATGCAGCGCAATGCCAGGTTGGCGTTTTGGCTATATGGCAAGTAAAAATAAAGAGTTGGTTTCGGCCGTTAAAAGACTTCAAGGACAAAGCACTTCTAATATATGCTCAATTACCCAATACGCTGCCATACCTGCTTTAAATGGAGAAATTGACAAAGATATAGAAAATATGAGACAAGCTTTTGAAAAGCGACGCAACACAGCACTTAAAATGCTAAATGAAATTCCAAATATCAGCGTTTATAAACCACAAGGTGCTTTTTACCTTTTTGTTAATATTAGCAAATTAGAAAAAGACTCGATGAAATTTTGCAAAAAATTACTTGAAGATCAAAAAGTTGCAGTTGTCCCAGGCATTGGTTTTGGAATGGATGGTTATTTTAGACTTTCCTATGCGACAAGTGAAGAAAATATTATCAAAGGAATTGAAAGAATTGCTAAATTTGTCAAATCTTATTCTTGA
- a CDS encoding transporter substrate-binding domain-containing protein, which produces MKKIFYFLTLLFALNLVAKDLVVGMELAYPPFEMSDKSGKASGISVDFLEAFAEKNGYKLVVKNIAWDGLIPALKTGKIDLIMSSMTITDERKKTVSFSIPYAQANLAILTPLNSNIQSIKDLNQKGKILALKRGSTGHLYASKNLKNATIHLFDKENAAILEVIQGKADGFFYDQLSIYRTWQKHQDTTRAILDPFQEEAEFWGIAVQKENVELKKELDEFIIQSKNDGFFDSLGEKYLKSVKDTFKEKNLQFFF; this is translated from the coding sequence ATGAAAAAAATATTTTATTTTTTAACTTTGCTTTTTGCTCTAAATTTAGTGGCAAAAGATTTAGTTGTGGGTATGGAGCTTGCTTATCCTCCTTTTGAAATGAGTGATAAAAGTGGCAAAGCAAGTGGGATTAGCGTGGATTTTTTAGAAGCTTTTGCTGAGAAAAATGGCTATAAGCTTGTAGTTAAAAATATCGCTTGGGATGGGCTAATACCTGCTTTAAAAACTGGTAAAATCGATCTTATTATGTCTTCTATGACTATCACAGATGAGCGCAAAAAAACCGTTAGCTTTAGCATACCTTATGCACAAGCAAATTTGGCAATTTTAACCCCTTTAAACTCAAACATTCAAAGCATTAAAGATCTAAATCAAAAGGGTAAAATTCTGGCTTTAAAACGCGGATCTACTGGACATCTATATGCGAGTAAAAATCTTAAAAATGCCACTATACATTTATTTGATAAAGAAAATGCGGCGATTTTAGAAGTGATACAAGGCAAAGCAGATGGCTTTTTTTACGATCAGCTTAGCATTTATAGAACTTGGCAAAAACACCAAGATACGACAAGAGCTATCTTAGATCCCTTTCAAGAAGAGGCTGAATTTTGGGGTATAGCTGTGCAAAAAGAAAATGTGGAGCTTAAAAAAGAGCTTGATGAATTTATCATACAAAGTAAAAATGATGGATTTTTTGATAGCTTAGGAGAAAAATACCTTAAAAGCGTAAAAGATACTTTTAAAGAGAAAAATTTACAGTTTTTCTTTTAA